The window GAAGACTTACGCTTAAAATTGATGAAGTAAGAGACCAATACGACTATATTTTGATAGATTGCCCACCTAGTTTGGGAATTTGTACAACCTGTTCGTTGGTAGCTTCCAATTATTGTGTAGTACCGATTCAGCCCGAAGCAAGTGCCTATCATGGCGTTGAAAGCCTTTTCAACAGAATTGCTGAAGTGCGTTCGTATATCAACCCTACCCTGACAGTAAAAGGAATCGTATTTACGATGGTACACAAAAACCAAAGTGTCCACAAAAGTATGATGACTCATATTGAGGAAAAATTCAAAAACTTCAATATTTACCAAACCGTTATTGAAAGTGCCACGGTCATAAAACAGTCGCAGGTGGCTAAAGAAGATTTGTATTCATATTCGCCCAAATCGGCCTCTTGGCAACAATACTATTCGCTTGCAACAGAAATAATGGCATTCTAAGAACATGGCAAAAAAAGATTTTATGAATATTATGAAAGAGAAAACGCATGATTTGCGACCTTCTCTGCTTTCATCTGAAGAGTTGATTAAATCGCAAATTGTGATTCTCGACGAGCTTCGTGACCTAATACCACCATTAACAGCCGAAGAATCAACCCAATTAGAACAAAATATAGTGAAGCATGGGGTCAAAGACCCATTGTCTATTTGGGAAACGGATTCGACCGCTGCGGGCTTAGACCAAGCCAAAACACCTATTTATATCCTTATCGACGGTCATAATAGGTTTAGTATTTGTAAAAAAAATCATTTAGATTATCGCATCAATATCATGCGTTTTGCTTCGCTCGACGAAGTAAAAGAATACATGATTGATTTTCAATTGGGCCGTCGTAACCTTACACCCGAACAAATTTCGTATTATCGAGGCTTGAAATATTTACAGCAAAAAAATACAAGAGGTGGTAATCAAAAAAATGGCGATTTGCTAGATGCCTCTGTTGCTCTGAGCCAAGAATATGGTGTAAGTGGTAGAACCATTAAACGTGACGGTGATTTTGCGATGGGGCTTGACAAGCTAGAAACAGGCCTAAAACAAGATATTTTGGTAGGTAAAACCAAGGTAGCCAAGTCGACTATTACAGCCCTAGGAAAAACGTTGGTATCAAAGCCTATTACCAATATTGAAGAGTTGGAAAGTGTGGTTCAAGAAAACCTGCCACCTGTAACTGAAACATTACCAGTAAACAGCCTTCAAGCTGAAATACGAGATTTAGTAAATAAAAAGTTAGATAAAAACGCTTGCCAAGAGTTAATTACAAAAGCTCAGGAGTTGTTGTTGCTGTTATAAAATATAAAACGTTATTGATAAAGCACAAAAGAAAAGGTATTCCTATAAAACAATGACAAATCGGAAAATAAGCTCGACAAATTATAACAACCAAGTGTTTTTAACACATAAATGTGCTTTGAATGAGCTAATTTTTGTGCTAAGCAAACGCTGGATAACCGATGTTTTATTTAGTATCGAAGATGGTCATAAGCGTTTTTCGAGTATCAAAGAAGACCTACAGTTTATTAGTGATAATATTCTTGGCGAGCGACTAAAATTGCTTGAAAAATATAAGCTTATTCAAAAAGACTTTACCAACGATACACCTACAAAAGTAGAATACTCGATTACTGAAACAGGTAAAGAACTCAGCGAGTTGCTAGGTAATTTATGTACTTTCGCCGAACACAAAGTTGGTTTGTAATATCGCTTTCAAATGGAAAATAGTAATTAATCGTATTGAAAGTAATTGTGAAAAGAGAGGGTGAATATTTTCATCGCACACCCCCACAGACACCCACACAGCAGATTTTGACATTGATAGCCAAAATGTATTCGTACATTAGTAATTCAATAAAACAACTCATCCCTTAAAAGGAAAATCAAGAATGTAAACATGAAAAAACTATCTTTATTTCTCTGCTTGTTGGTATCAATACAAACGGCTTTTGCTCAGAAAAAAAACAATACATGGATGTCACTTTTTGATGGAAAGTCTTTTGCAGGCTGGCGTGTCAATGAGGAAAATCCAAAAACATTTTCTATCGAAGACGGAACGATAAAAGTAGCAGGCGAACGCACACATTTATTCTATGAAGGAACTGTGGGAAACCATGATTTCAAAAACTTTGAACTAAAACTAAAAGCAAAAACATTACCGGGTTCTAATTCAGGCATATTTATTCATACTGCTTACCAAGCTTCTGGCTGGCCCGAAAAAGGATACGAGATTCAGGTGAACCAAACACATACCGACTGGCGAAAAACAGGAAGTTTGTATGGTATTAGTGACGTAAAAGAAAATTTGGCTAAAGACAACGAATGGTACGAATACCATATCATTGTGAAAGGCAAAAGAATTGTTATTAAAATCAATAATAAAGTTGCCGTTGACTATACCGAGCCAGATGTTCTTCCTTCCGACCGTGGACTAAAAAAACTAAGCTCAGGAACAATTGCCTTGCAGGGGCATGACCCTAAAAGTGTAGCTTATTTTAAAGATATTAAAATCAAGCTTTTGAAATAATTTTCATTTTATAGAAGTTGAGCTTATTAAATTAGCCTATTTGAACAGTTTTGTAGATGACCATAAAAGCAGGTAAGGAACTGAATTCTTCCTTCTTTCCAAACAGCACTATCTTATCAATAGGGTTCATTCTATCACTTTTAATACTGCTCATGGAGCTTATCATAGCTCCATGAGCAGTATTTATTTACTCAGCAGCTTGTTCTTTACTACCATATTGATTACTCGCTCTTTGAGATTTCTACTTACGGGTATGATATGATTTTGAATACTTATTTCATTATTTTCTATACCATCAACTTTCGGGATAGCAACCAAATAAGATTTATGAACCCGCAAAAATGTATTTGAATCAAGATATTCTTCTACTGTTTTCAGGGGCAAAAGGGTCATGTATTTGCCTTTATTGGTATAAATAATGACATAGTTTTGGAGTGCTTGTACAAACAATATTTCGTCAACCAGAATTTTCTCGTATTTACTTTCACATTTGATAAAAAGATAATCAGGTTCGCTCTTCTGAGGAGATAAATTAGGAGGCTGATTTTTAAGAGAAT is drawn from Flectobacillus major DSM 103 and contains these coding sequences:
- a CDS encoding winged helix-turn-helix transcriptional regulator; the encoded protein is MTNRKISSTNYNNQVFLTHKCALNELIFVLSKRWITDVLFSIEDGHKRFSSIKEDLQFISDNILGERLKLLEKYKLIQKDFTNDTPTKVEYSITETGKELSELLGNLCTFAEHKVGL
- a CDS encoding LytR/AlgR family response regulator transcription factor; translated protein: MKLRCVIVDDEPLASEGLTRYVEVIDYLTLIGVAENPIELNKILESQAVDLIFLDIQMPHMTGLDFLRIKTNLPMVILTTAFPNYALEGFQFDVVDYLLKPITFNRFFKATNKAKELYSLKNQPPNLSPQKSEPDYLFIKCESKYEKILVDEILFVQALQNYVIIYTNKGKYMTLLPLKTVEEYLDSNTFLRVHKSYLVAIPKVDGIENNEISIQNHIIPVSRNLKERVINMVVKNKLLSK
- a CDS encoding 3-keto-disaccharide hydrolase; protein product: MKKLSLFLCLLVSIQTAFAQKKNNTWMSLFDGKSFAGWRVNEENPKTFSIEDGTIKVAGERTHLFYEGTVGNHDFKNFELKLKAKTLPGSNSGIFIHTAYQASGWPEKGYEIQVNQTHTDWRKTGSLYGISDVKENLAKDNEWYEYHIIVKGKRIVIKINNKVAVDYTEPDVLPSDRGLKKLSSGTIALQGHDPKSVAYFKDIKIKLLK